Proteins found in one Sorghum bicolor cultivar BTx623 chromosome 1, Sorghum_bicolor_NCBIv3, whole genome shotgun sequence genomic segment:
- the LOC8061153 gene encoding thioredoxin H2-2 — MGNFISSLVTPPPAADDPNCAVVAAHSKTTYDEQWAAHKNGGKLMVIDFSASWCGPCRFIEPAFKELASRFTDAIFVKIDVDELAEVARTWKVEAMPTFVLVKDGKEVSRVIGAKKDELERKIQMFIMSSSSS; from the exons ATGGGCAACTTCATCTCGAGCTTAGTGACGCCCCCTCCGGCCGCCGACGACCCGAACTGCGCCGTGGTGGCCGCCCACTCCAAGACCACCTACGACGAGCAGTGGGCGGCCCACAAGAACGGGGGCAAGCTG ATGGTGATCGACTTCTCGGCGTCCTGGTGCGGGCCCTGCCGCTTCATCGAGCCAGCCTTCAAGGAACTGGCCTCCCGCTTCACCGACGCCATCTTCGTCAAGATCGATGTCGACGAGCTCGCG GAGGTCGCAAGGACATGGAAGGTAGAGGCGATGCCAACGTTCGTACTAGTGAAGGATGGGAAGGAGGTAAGCCGTGTGATCGGGGCCAAGAAGGACGAGCTTGAGAGGAAGATCCAGATGTTCATCATGTCATCTTCCTCATCCTAA
- the LOC8061154 gene encoding uncharacterized protein LOC8061154 yields MTMAASVVAAAAASPQLTSRRWAPLVASHPRANPPPALRLRAPASPLRAGASVPRDSCAGAAVPRAPCAAAAAAALGGGVKAEATERVAADWDVLKRVALLALGCCAAAAALGCCAARAAAEDSIKASGFGLRVAESLRRLGWPDDAVVFALATLPVIELRGAIPVGYWLRLHPVRLTILSVLGNMMPVSFIILYLKKLATFLSQKSASATRIMDLLFERARRKAAPVEEFQWLGLMLFVAVPFPGTGAWTGAFIASVLGMPFWSGFTANFVGVVLAGLLVNLLMNLGLKYAIITGVVLFFVSTVMWSVLRSLKKSVNGK; encoded by the exons ATGACCATGGCGGCCTCGGTTGTCGCCGCAGCGGCGGCCTCGCCCCAGCTGACGTCACGGAGATGGGCCCCTCTTGTCGCGTCACATCCACGGGCGAACCCGCCTCCCGCCCTGCGCTTGCGGGCGCCCGCTTCTCCTCTCCGGGCCGGAGCCTCCGTTCCCCGCGATTCTTGTGCCGGAGCCGCCGTCCCGAGGGCGCcgtgtgcggcggcggcggcggcggcattaGGTGGTGGTGTGAAGGCGGAGGCCACGGAGCGGGTGGCGGCCGATTGGGATGTTCTGAAGCGGGTGGCGCTGCTCGCGCTTGGCTGCTGCGCTGCAGCCGCCGCGCTCGGCTGCTGCGCGGCGCGGGCAGCGGCGGAGGACTCGATCAAGGCGTCAGGATTCGGGCTGCGTGTGGCGGAGTCGCTGCGGAGGCTCGGATGGCCCGACGACGCCGTCGTGTTCGCACTCGCGACGCTGCCGGTGATCGAGCTGCGGGGGGCGATCCCCGTTGGGTACTGGTTGCGGCTCCATCCCGTCCGCCTCACCATCCTATCCGTTCTTGG GAACATGATGCCTGTATCATTTATCATCCTCTACCTGAAAAAGCTTGCGACATTTCTGTCTCAGAAAAGCGCATCTGCAACCCGAATTATGGACCTCCTCTTTGAGCGGGCACGACGTAAGGCTGCTCCTGTTGAGGAATTCCAATGGCTCGGCTTGATGTTGTTTGTTGCCGTTCCATTCCCAGGCACAGGAGCATGGACTGGGGCCTTCATTGCATCTGTTTTAGGCATGCCATTTTGGTCAGGTTTTACAGCAAATTTTGTGGGAGTTGTCCTTGCAGGGCTTCTGGTGAACTTGCTTATGAATCTTggactgaaatatgcaattatTACTGGAGTAGTTTTGTTCTTTGTTTCAACTGTAATGTGGAGTGTTCTTCGTTCCCTGAAGAAGTCTGTGAATGGCAAATGA
- the LOC110429789 gene encoding uncharacterized protein LOC110429789, translating into MIAAGTLDPPTYLPPPAPRSAPAPPPAPRRASAMTAARRPAPIYVFNNEVRAGELIGRPGKLIGRPGEGWTEIKIVCRKAYGCGDNIKEALNGLSLHVLLGDDPLVSSSLAIRISPEAHERFNSELDGRARKNCRPHYLNSNMTARASIILMDEEQDLMIMMLFLQREDLRDLPYYLVYDHKNASLSMISYIPDPLEVIGMLKPVPKRTSDGAYELFLMARESHDGLPMAFDIDRPPFLCVFSLLMGANLTCAWEMKKRVSWNVPVSVYERFMTDMTFSFQGKGIWVDLSQAIMYCDLQTTDSVIGFDCIKLPVGCELNLEDALDCEESMKMSRTMGCVRGSIWFVCIRRGEHNADDLVTMWTLELPWGQWKNEARFPVRELWRFDGFKEGGLPEAQVGYPVLMADGTLCLVLYDACSDVSSVYHICTFDIWNKRLLWHGSVRHHSFTETVAISSHFFQRKHVSHKRKYDELHPVAGPAFAARDNVLIKSQGAW; encoded by the exons ATGATTGCGGCCGGGACTCTCGATCCTCCTACCTACCTGCCTCCACCGGCGCCCCGCAGCGCGCCTGCCCCTCCACCGGCGCCGCGCCGCGCGTCTGCCATGACTGCTGCCCGGCGTCCCGCTCCTATCTACGTGTTCAACAACGAAGTGCGTGCGGGCGAATTGATCGGCAGGCCGGGCAAATTGATCGGCAGGCCGGGGGAAGGGTGGACTGAGATTAAGATCGTTTGCAGGAAGGCTTACGGATGCGGGGACAACATCAAGGAGGCGTTGAATGGCCTCAGTCTCCACGTGCTCCTCGGCGACGATCCGCTTGTCAGCTCATCCTTGGCCATCCGCATCAGCCCAGAAGCTCATGAGAGATTCAACTCGGAGCTTGACGGCCGTGCCCGAAAAAACTGCAGGCCGCACTACCTGAACAGTAATATGACTGCGAGGGCCAGCATAATCCTGATGGATGAAGAGCAGGACCTCATGATCATGATGCTGTTCCTGCAGCGCGAGGACCTTCGTGATCTGCCCTACTACCTCGTTTACGACCACAAGAACGCGTCACTCTCCATGATCAGCTACATCCCAGATCCCCTCGAAGTCATTGGTATGTTAAAGCCCGTCCCCAAGCGCACCTCTGACGGTGCTTATGAGCTGTTCCTCATGGCTCGTGAATCTCACGATGGTCTGCCCATGGCTTTTGACATCGACCGGCCGCCCTTTCTCTGCGTGTTCTCTCTGTTGATGGGGGCAAACCTGACTTGTGCATGGGAGATGaagaagagggtgagctggaaTGTGCCGGTGAGCGTCTATGAACGATTCATGACGGACATGACCTTCTCTTTTCAAGGCAAGGGTATTTGGGTTGATCTGTCGCAAGCCATCATGTACTGTGACCTGCAAACCACTGACTCTGTCATTGGTTTTGACTGCATCAAGTTGCCAGTCGGGTGCGAGCTTAACTTGGAGGATGCGTTGGACTGTGAGGAGTCGATGAAGATGTCCCGGACCATGGGCTGTGTCAGGGGCTCAATCTGGTTCGTATGCATTCGCCGTGGTGAGCACAATGCAGATGACTTAGTGACAATGTGGACTCTGGAACTGCCTTGGGGGCAGTGGAAGAATGAGGCAAGGTTTCCTGTCAGAGAGCTCTGGAGGTTCGATGGCTTCAAGGAGGGCGGGTTGCCGGAGGCGCAGGTGGGGTACCCTGTCCTCATGGCAGATGGTACCCTCTGCCTTGTGTTGTATGACGCTTGTTCAGATGTTTCTTCGGTGTATCACATATGCACCTTTGACATTTGGAACAAgaggctcctatggcatgggTCTGTTCGTCACCACTCTTTTACTGAGACAGTTGCCATCTCTTCGCATTTCTTCCAAAGGAAGCATGTTTCACACAAGAGGAAGTATGATGAACTCCATCCTGTAGCAGGTCCTGCTTTCGCCGCCAGGGA CAATGTACTGATCAAGAGTCAGGGAGCGTGGTGA